One Chryseobacterium indoltheticum DNA segment encodes these proteins:
- the rimO gene encoding 30S ribosomal protein S12 methylthiotransferase RimO gives MRTKSVGKKKINIVTLGCSKNVYDSEVLMSQLKANGKEVVHEDRGDIVVINTCGFIDNAKEESINTILDFVEAKNRGEVEKVFVTGCLSERYKPDLIKEIPDVDQYFGTRDLPILLKHLGADYKHELVGERLTTTPKHYAYLKISEGCDRPCSFCAIPLMRGGHVSTPIEKLVKEAQKLAKVGVKELILIAQDLTYYGLDIYKKRALGELLKELVKVEGIEWIRLHYAFPSGFPEDVLDIIREEPKVCNYIDIPLQHINSDLLKSMKRGTTHEKTNALLDKFREKVPDMAIRTTLIVGYPGETEERFQELKEWVREQKFDRLGCFTYSHEENTGAYVLEDDIPQEVKEARVEEIMELQSQISWDKNQKRIGEVYKCVFDRKEGNYFVGRTEYDSPDVDNTVLVSAENTYISIGDFANVKITSAEEFDLYGELV, from the coding sequence ATGAGAACCAAATCTGTAGGTAAAAAGAAAATTAATATCGTAACGCTTGGATGTTCCAAAAATGTTTACGATTCGGAAGTGCTGATGAGCCAGCTGAAAGCCAACGGAAAAGAAGTTGTGCACGAAGATAGAGGGGATATCGTAGTCATCAATACCTGCGGTTTTATCGATAATGCAAAAGAAGAATCTATCAATACTATTCTAGATTTTGTTGAGGCAAAAAACAGAGGTGAAGTTGAGAAAGTCTTCGTTACTGGATGTCTTTCAGAAAGATATAAACCAGATTTAATAAAAGAAATTCCTGATGTTGACCAGTATTTCGGAACGAGAGATCTTCCTATTTTACTGAAACATTTGGGCGCAGACTATAAACACGAATTGGTTGGTGAAAGATTAACCACCACACCAAAGCATTATGCTTACCTTAAAATTTCTGAAGGTTGCGACAGACCTTGCTCATTCTGTGCCATTCCTTTGATGAGAGGTGGCCACGTTTCTACACCGATTGAGAAATTGGTGAAAGAAGCTCAGAAACTGGCGAAAGTAGGGGTGAAGGAATTGATTTTGATTGCTCAGGATTTGACCTATTACGGTTTAGATATTTATAAAAAGAGAGCTTTAGGTGAACTATTGAAAGAGTTGGTAAAAGTAGAAGGAATCGAATGGATTCGTCTTCATTATGCATTTCCAAGTGGTTTTCCGGAAGATGTTTTAGATATTATACGTGAAGAACCGAAAGTTTGTAACTATATAGATATTCCGCTTCAGCATATTAATTCTGATTTGTTGAAATCTATGAAACGTGGTACAACGCACGAAAAAACAAATGCATTATTAGATAAATTCAGAGAAAAAGTGCCGGATATGGCGATAAGAACTACGTTAATTGTAGGTTATCCTGGTGAAACGGAAGAAAGATTCCAAGAGCTGAAAGAATGGGTAAGAGAGCAGAAGTTCGACCGGTTAGGATGTTTCACTTATTCGCACGAAGAAAATACAGGAGCTTACGTTTTGGAAGATGATATCCCGCAGGAAGTAAAAGAAGCTAGAGTAGAAGAGATCATGGAGCTGCAGTCGCAGATTTCGTGGGATAAAAATCAAAAGAGAATCGGTGAGGTTTATAAATGCGTCTTCGACAGAAAAGAAGGTAATTATTTTGTGGGTCGTACTGAATACGATTCTCCCGATGTAGACAATACCGTTTTGGTTTCTGCCGAAAACACCTATATTTCAATTGGAGATTTTGCGAATGTAAAAATTACCTCCGCAGAAGAGTTTGATTTGTACGGAGAACTTGTTTAA
- a CDS encoding cation:proton antiporter, with translation MAEMIIIGISVLLLVSYFFDITTRFSKVPSVILLLLTGWFLNQISGLFDFIIPNLNSLLPILGTIGLILIVLDGSLELELNRSKKSLINKTIIVALIPVLIIGIGFATYVHYEWGFPFKQSLENIIPFCIISSAIAIPSSINLSASKREFVIYESSLSDILGVIFFNFATFGTAITLSSVMVFTWQFFLMLIISVVASLILAFLLGKIDHHIKYGPIIILTILIYEISKIYHLPALIFILFFGLVLGNIDEMKHLKILKSFRLTKMNREVKHFKDVVVEATFIVRSIFFLVFGFVIQTEDIINPESLVWSVSILFFVYLIRYIMLKLAKMEMSPLLLIAPRGLITILLFLAIAPEQRIPFINQSVIVQVIIISTLIMMIGVLFSNKEIKKVEEQLADEHPKI, from the coding sequence ATGGCGGAAATGATAATTATTGGTATTAGTGTACTGTTGCTGGTATCTTATTTTTTTGATATTACCACAAGGTTTTCGAAGGTTCCGTCTGTAATTCTATTGTTACTGACCGGGTGGTTTCTTAATCAGATCAGCGGGCTTTTTGATTTTATAATCCCCAATCTCAACAGTTTGCTCCCAATTTTGGGGACTATAGGTTTAATTTTGATTGTGTTAGACGGCTCTTTAGAATTAGAGCTCAACCGTTCCAAAAAATCCCTGATTAATAAAACAATTATAGTTGCTCTTATTCCCGTACTCATTATCGGGATTGGTTTTGCTACTTATGTGCATTATGAATGGGGCTTCCCTTTCAAACAATCCTTAGAGAATATCATTCCGTTTTGTATTATTTCAAGTGCGATTGCAATACCGAGTTCTATAAATTTATCGGCATCCAAGAGAGAATTTGTAATTTATGAAAGCAGCTTGTCGGATATATTAGGAGTTATATTTTTCAATTTTGCCACTTTTGGAACTGCAATTACACTGTCAAGTGTAATGGTTTTTACTTGGCAGTTTTTTTTAATGTTAATTATTTCGGTTGTCGCATCGCTTATTTTAGCATTTTTACTAGGCAAAATAGATCATCATATAAAATATGGGCCAATTATTATTTTAACGATTTTAATTTATGAAATCTCAAAAATATATCATCTTCCTGCGCTTATTTTCATCTTGTTTTTCGGATTAGTACTTGGGAATATCGACGAAATGAAGCATTTAAAGATTTTAAAAAGCTTTAGATTAACAAAAATGAACCGTGAGGTGAAGCATTTTAAAGACGTTGTTGTGGAAGCTACATTTATCGTAAGATCTATTTTCTTTTTAGTTTTTGGCTTCGTTATCCAAACGGAGGATATTATAAACCCCGAATCTTTGGTTTGGTCCGTTTCTATACTTTTCTTTGTGTATCTGATACGATATATCATGTTGAAATTAGCAAAAATGGAGATGTCTCCCTTGCTTTTGATTGCGCCAAGGGGCTTGATTACCATTTTGTTGTTTTTGGCCATTGCTCCCGAACAGAGAATTCCGTTTATCAATCAGTCGGTGATCGTTCAGGTTATTATTATCTCAACGCTTATCATGATGATCGGAGTTTTATTTAGCAACAAAGAAATCAAAAAGGTCGAAGAACAGCTTGCTGATGAGCATCCCAAAATATAA